Proteins from one Thermococcus celericrescens genomic window:
- a CDS encoding acylphosphatase, producing the protein MERVRAHLRIHGRVQGVGFRWGMQREARKLGVSGWVRNLPDGTVEAVVEGDEERVEALIGWAHQGSALARVTRVEVKWEEPEGLEGFRVTG; encoded by the coding sequence AATCCACGGGCGCGTTCAGGGGGTTGGTTTTCGCTGGGGCATGCAGAGGGAGGCGAGGAAGCTCGGCGTCAGCGGGTGGGTGAGGAACCTGCCCGACGGCACTGTTGAGGCCGTTGTGGAGGGGGACGAGGAGAGGGTCGAAGCCCTGATAGGATGGGCACACCAGGGGTCGGCCCTCGCGAGGGTAACCCGTGTGGAGGTAAAATGGGAAGAACCGGAGGGGCTTGAGGGGTTCAGGGTCACTGGGTAG